The sequence CGCACGCGGTTCAGCGGCTCATTGTCGAGATAGGTGATGCCGGCGTCGAGCTCCATCGCGTCGAGCCCGCGCTGGATCGCCGCCGAGGAGAGGGTGAGCATCTGCACCTTCACCCCGGGATGGCGGTCGCGGAAAGGGGCGAGCAGGGCCGGCGCGGCGGCGGTCGCGGCGGGAATGGCGCCGACGCGCAGCGTGCCGGTTATGCTGCTGCCGGTCTCCACCCTTTCCTGCTTCAGGCTCTCATAATCGGCGGCGATCTGCCTAGCCCAGCCGAGCACGCGCTCGCCCTCCGCGGTGAAGCCGAGAAAGCGATGGCCGCGCGCGACGATGGGCACGCCGAGCTCCTGCTCCAGCTTGCGGATGCCGGCGGACAGCGTCGGCTGGGTGACATGGCAGGCGGCCGCCGCACGGCCGAAATGCTTCTCGCGGGCCAAGGCGACGAGATAGTGCATCTGCCGCACGAACATGGGCGGTTCCAAAGCTCCTCAAGGGTGCGGCGTGGCGTCCCGGCCCCGCTATTTCCGCTCGGATACAGCAGACATATAGGCGGAAAGCCGACGGCGAAAGGCCTTCGGCTTCTCCGCAAACAGCCGGGCATGGAGAAGCAGGGCGGTGTGGGCCAGCTTGCCCTGCCGCGCGGCGATGGCGGCGAGCAGCGGGGCGCACCAGGCCGGGCGCCGGCCGGCGCGCGCGGGATGCGCTTCGACCAGCGTGCGCAGCACGGCGAGATCGTGATGCTTGCCGAGCTTGTCGCGCAGCCGCTGCAATTCGTCGACCCAGAACTGGCCGAGCCCCGGCCAGTCGGCGACCACCAGCTCCATCTGGTAGCGCTGGGCGATCACATCCTTGCGCAACTCATGCAGGCTTTCGTCGTCTTGTGGGTCGACGGCGCGGCCGGCGCGGCGCGCCTTGGCATAGGAGGCGGCCAGCGCCGCACACAGCGCGCCGTCATCCAGCGCGGCGCCAAGCCGGGGGAGGGCTTCGGCCAGAGCCGCCATTTCTGCCTCCAGCGCGGCGCGATGCGCGCCGACGCCATCGCCCTGCGGCACCGGCGCGTCGGTGCTGGCGAGGGCGCGGCCGGCGGCCCGGCGCGTCGCCTTGGCAAGGCCGGCCTTGGCGACGAGATCGTCCAGCGCGTCCTCCCGCGCCGCCGCGTCGCGGGCCTGGGCGAGATGGCGGGCGGTTTGTGCCAAGGCGCGCCGGGCGGCGCGGGCGCGCTGGGAGACCGCGCGCGCGCGGGCGGCCTCGGCGAGCCGCAGCAGCGCCCGCAGCCGCTTGAAGCCCTTGCGCACCCCGTGCACCGCCGCTTCCGGATCGCGGAGGGCAAGAGCGTCGTGGGCCTCGGTGAAGGCGTCGTCCAATGCCAGCGCGAGGCGCGTCGGCGGCGCATCGCCCGCCGGAGCGGGACTATCCACCGGCGCCGCAGCGCTGTCCGAAACCTTCTCCGTCATGAAAGACCTTTCCAAATCAGTCTGTTAGGTGCTTTCTCAACGTCCGAGACGACGATAGGGTGACAAAAAGATAGCCCGGCCCCCTTTCATTTGGCCATGCGGATTGCTAGATAGCCGCCATCGGCAAGACG comes from Ancylobacter polymorphus and encodes:
- a CDS encoding CHAD domain-containing protein, with the protein product MTEKVSDSAAAPVDSPAPAGDAPPTRLALALDDAFTEAHDALALRDPEAAVHGVRKGFKRLRALLRLAEAARARAVSQRARAARRALAQTARHLAQARDAAAREDALDDLVAKAGLAKATRRAAGRALASTDAPVPQGDGVGAHRAALEAEMAALAEALPRLGAALDDGALCAALAASYAKARRAGRAVDPQDDESLHELRKDVIAQRYQMELVVADWPGLGQFWVDELQRLRDKLGKHHDLAVLRTLVEAHPARAGRRPAWCAPLLAAIAARQGKLAHTALLLHARLFAEKPKAFRRRLSAYMSAVSERK
- a CDS encoding LysR family transcriptional regulator is translated as MFVRQMHYLVALAREKHFGRAAAACHVTQPTLSAGIRKLEQELGVPIVARGHRFLGFTAEGERVLGWARQIAADYESLKQERVETGSSITGTLRVGAIPAATAAAPALLAPFRDRHPGVKVQMLTLSSAAIQRGLDAMELDAGITYLDNEPLNRVRRVPLYREHYVFITRPDEPLARRRSLRWAEAAAQPLCLLTPDMQNRRIIDQVMGEAGLASAPVIETNSFMGVWSFVRRGPWNSLVPEASFRGLGDGADLAAVPLVDPVHVQPIGLVLSERDPLSPVAGALHRLAQKLAREGTLEGLFG